The genomic window CAAATCGAACGTATCCGCCACGCGGCCTGTTCTACGGTTCACTGAAATCGCAAAACCATCGCCAATGCGGCTAGTGGAGTGGATTTGACATTCGCTCCCCACCCGGCTGCGGGTTCGTAAGCGAATCTCCAAAACTCCACTAGAAACTATATTTGCTAGTGGTCCTTTGATTCTAACATTCGCAGGGGGCGCCTGCCGAAATGGGATGCGAACATTAGAATCGGACCACTGGGAAATGATCGTGACGGCATATGCCGTCGCGGCTATGTTCGCACATCGGCCAATCGCGCGACTTCGTCCGCGATGGCCAGTGACGATGTCAGTCCAGGCGATTCAATCCCGAACAGATTGATCAATCCGGACACACCATGGTCCTGCGGCCCTTGGATCAGGAAGTCCTGCTTGGCCACGGCTGGCGGGACAATCTTGGGACGGATGCCGGAATAGCTGGGCGCCAAGGCTCCATCCGGCAAGGCGGGCCAGTATCGCCGGATGGCCGGATAGAACCGTTCAGAACGTGAGGCATCGACGGCGTAATCGATCGTATCCACCCACTGCACATCCGGTCCAAACTTCGCCTGCCCGCCGAGATCGATGGTGAGATGCACACCGAGGCCGCCCGGCTCTGGCACCGGATAGATCAGACGCGTAAATGGTGCGCGGACGCTGCAGCTGAAGTAGTTGCCTTTTGCGTAATAAGCGGTGGGAATGCGGTCGGCCGGCATGCCGTCGATCGCCCGCGCGATAGAAGGCGCGGCGAGACCCGCCGAGTTAATGAGCAGCTTGCAGCCGATGTCCATCGGAGCTGCACCACCCACGTGCAGCACGAGGCCATCGGCGGTGGCTTTCGCGCCCATCAGCGGCGCATGAAATGCGAATGCGGCCCCCGCACTCTCTGCGTCCCCGCGCAGCGCCAGCATATAGGCGTGGCTGTCGATAATGCCGGTTGATGGCGACAAAAGAGCGCCCACACAATTCAGTGCCGGCTCAAGCGCGCGTGCCTCTTCGCCCGTCAGCGTCTTCATGTCGTCAACGCCGTTCGCTTCGGCATGCGCCTTGATCGAGGCAAGTTTGGCGACTTCGTCCTCAGTGGTGCCCACGATCAATTTTCCGCATCGGCGATAGGGGATGCCGTGATCATCGCAATAGGCGTAGAGGGCTTTCTTGCCGCTGACGCACATGCGCGCCATTAAGCTTCCTGCAGGATAATAAATTCCGGCGTGTATGACTTCGCTATTCCGCGATGACGTTCCAGTGCCGATATCCTCCGCGGCTTCCACCACGATCACTTCGAGGCCTGCCTGTGCCATCCGTCGTGCTGTGGCGAGACCGACAACGCCGGCGCCGACAACTACGCAATCAATCTTGTCCATTCATCGTCCAAAGTGCCGAAGTTCGTTCAATCTGCGCCACACGTAACAACGTCTATGCAGGACATCGGCATTAGGGCTTCGTTAATCACGAACCGCCTTTGCCCCCATTTTAGACAAAATTACGTCACGTACAGGGTAGGCATTTACCCGATTCAAACCGCAACAGCCAGACAATCCCTCCCGGAAGAATCCGTGGAATGGGAATGATTGGCCGGCAGAAGCAAGCAAGCGACCTGATCGTGACGAGTCCTGGAAGGGCCTCGGGGTCTTCCCTTGCCTTGTTGGCAGCGGCGTCCATGTCGGAAGCATCCGCCGCGGTAGCGTCGCCGCCATCGTTGATCCTGGCGTCCTATTCCGATCCCAGCATGATCTGGAATATTCTCATCGCCGGATTCGTCATTTTTGCTTTCCTGACGTGCGTCATTCTGTGGGTGATGGCGGCCCTGCGGAAGCTGCGCCGCGCAAATAATAGCCGCTCAGCTTTCGTTTCAACGGCGTTGAACAATCTGAGTCAGGGCGTTGTCATGGTAGATGCGCGCAAGCGCATCGTCTTCTGCAACGATCGCTATCTCGAAATCTATGGGTTGTCGCGGTCGGACATCTTCAAGGGTATGACCGGTCGTCAGTTGATCGAGCTGCGCGCGGCGCGGGGCATGCTCGGCCCGCTCGATGCGTCCATCGAAGAATATTACAATCAGGTTCAATCTCCGGAAGGTTACATCTGCGAGCTGAAGGATGGGCGCTCGATCCTGATCAAGCACCGGGGGTTGACGAAGGGCGGGGGTGTATCCACGCATGAAGACTATACCCCGCAGCGCAACCTCGCCAAGCAGCTTGCGACGACCAAGAACTTTCTTGAATCGGTCATCGACAACATTCCGGTTTGCGTCGCCGCCAAAACGATCGAAGACGGCCGGTACATCCTCGCCAACCGCGCTTTCGAGCAGTTCTCGAAACTGCGTCGAGAGCAAATTGTAGGAAGGACTGCGGAAGAGCTTTATACACCGCAGACAGCACGCACGATCACGCAGGCGGATCAAGCGACAATTGTCTCATCCGAAGGGCAGGTGCGCAGCGAGTTCTTCATCGAACGTGGGCGCGAGAGGCGCATGCTTGCGAGCAATCGCGTCATTGCACGCAACGAGAAGAATGAGCCGGAATATCTGGTCGCGTTGTTCGAAGATGTCACCGAACGCCGCAGCGCCAAGAAATTCCTTGAGTTGGTGGTCGATAATATTCCCGTCGCCGTTGTCGTGAAGCGGCTGCGTGACGGTCAATTTGTTTTGGCCAATCGTGGCGCTGAAACGACATTGAGCCGCCCTCGTGAGGACGTTGTCGGCCGAACCGTTGAGGATATCTGCACCCCGGCCGATGCACAGCTCATCTTGAAGCGCGATGAGGAGGCGGTCCGCAAGGGAGGAATTGTCACCGAGGAGCATCCGATTCAGACCGAAGGCGGGCTGCGCTTGTTCCTGACACGGCGCATGACCGTTCTGAACGAAGCGGGTGAGCCGGAATACCTTATCAAGACGCACGAAGACATCACCGACCGGCGCGAGACGGAATCGCGTATGGCCCACATGGCCTACCATGACACGCTGACGGGTCTGCCCAATCGTGCTGCATTTCAGCAGGCCATGGCTCAGATGATCGATGCCTGCGCGGACACCGATGAGGAATTCGCGGTGTTGTCGGTTGATCTCGACCGCTTGAAGGATATCAATGATGTCTTCGGTCACGAAATCGGCGACAAGCTGCTGATCGAGGTTTCCCGGCGGATCGAGAGTGCGTCACCCGGAGCTGTGGTCGCACGCCTAAGCGGGGACGAGTTTGGTCTCATCATCGATGGCGCACAGCCGGACACCGCCAAGGCGCTTGCTGCTCGCCTCTCGCAGGCTATGCAGGACGAGCTCATCGTTGATGGTCGCTCGCTTCGCATTGGCCTGACGATTGGCATCTCATTGTTTCCCCATAACGGTCGTGACGGCGAGGCCTTGCTCTCCAATGCCGATGCCGCGCTGTTCCGCGCCAAGGCGAAGTCGCGTGGCTCCGTCAGCTTCTACGAAGCGGAAATGGACCAGCAGGCCCGCGACCGCCGTGCCTTACACCAGGACCTTTCCGCCGCGATCCGCAATGGCGAATTGTCGTTGCATTATCAACCGCTGGCGAAGACGCGTCATCATCTGTCCGGTGATGATGTTATCGGCTTCGAGGCGCTCGCGCGGTGGATTCATCCCAAACGTGGCTTTGTCCCGCCGAGCGACTTTATTCCGCTGGCAGAAGAAAGCGGATTAATCGTCGAGATGGGCGAGTGGATCTTGCGTGAGGCATGCCGCGAGGCGGCTTCGTGGCCCCGGCCGCTACAGATTTCGGTTAATCTTTCTCCGGCGCAGTTTGCCCATGGCGACCTTGTCAGTTTAGTCCATTCGATCCTGCTCGAGACTGGATTGACGCCCAATCGGCTGGAGCTTGAGATCACCGAGGGCGTCCTGATCGATGATTTCGACCGTGGTTTGTCACTGTTGCGGCGGTTGAAAGCGCTGGGCGTGCGAATCGCGATGGACGATTTCGGCAGTGGCTATTCTTCGTTGACCTATTTGCAGGCCTTCCCGTTCGACAAGATCAAGATCGATCGCGCCTTCGTCATGAATCTCGGGCGGAATACGCAGTCGGCAGCGATCATTTGCGCGATGATCGGCCTCTGTCATGGTCTTGGAATTTCCATCGTCGCCGAAGGCGTGGAAACACAGGATCAGCTTAGCTTTCTTTCAGATGAAGCCTGCGATCAGGTGCAGGGCTATTTCCTCGGCAAGCCGGCCCCGATTCCGGATTACGCCGAATGGGTCGGTCGTGCTGTTGCCACTCCTGAAGCACGCAAGACCGGCTGAAGCATCTGTCGCATTGTCAAATCTTTCGTTGACTTGCGGTGACCCCCGTCGGACACCATCGCCGTATGACCGATTTCGACGTCGCGATCATCGGCGGAGGGTTGAACGGCGCCGCCATCGCTCGCGACGCTGCAGGGCGTGGGTTGCGCGTCGCTCTTTTCGAGCAGCATGACCTCGGAAGCAGCGGGACTGAGGGGGCTCCGCATTTAGTGCATGGAAATTTCATGGACCTGGAGCGGAGTCAGGCCCTCCGAGTCCGCCGTGCATTGCGCGAGCGCGATGTGATGTTGCGGACAGTACCGCGTCTGGTCCGCCCAACGCGCTTTGTTCTGCCAGTGCATTCTGAAGAACGGCCGCTCGCCATGCTGCGCGCGGGTCTCTATGTTTATGGGCGCCTCGCTTCAGATGGTCCGCTGCCTCGTTCCGAGATGCTCGATTTGACGATTCACGCGACCGGCCATCCTCTCAAGCGCTCGCTGGGAACGGCCTGCGCTTATTCCGATTGCTTGGTCGATGAGTCACGATTGGTGGTGCTCAATGCCCGTGACGCGGCGGAGCGCGGCGCCGTCATATATACGGGTGCGCGCTGCGCCCGTGCCGATCGCAGCGACATCTGGAAGCTTGCCGTGATCAATCGCGGTCATCGTGAAGTCGTCACCGCTCGTGCGCTGGTCAACGCGACCGGCCCTTGGTCCTCGACTGTTGCTGAAACCGTCTTGCATTTGCCGGCGGTTCCGGTGCGCATCAGCCGGATCAGCCAGATCGTTGTGAAGCGGCTGTTCGGGGGCGACCATGTCTATGTCTTTCAGAACGATGATCAGCGAGTGATCTACGCAATTCCTTTTCATGAGGATTTCACACTTATCGGAACAGCCACTCAGACATTCAAAGGCGATCCGGCGATCATGTCGGCGACGTCGGCCGATATTGGGTATCTTTGCAAGGCGGCTGGTCGGTATTTTCGCGAACGCGTTGAACCCGCCGATGTCATTCACGCCATGGCCGGACCTGATGTGACCAATGGCCGCGGCAGCCAGCACAGTGACGGCTTTATTAGGCTCGACCGGAAGTACGGCGAAGCACCTCTGTTGACTGTCATCGGCGGGGACACGACCATGGCGCGACGCCGTGCGGAGCGCGCGACGACGCGGTTGGCGCCGTTCTTCGTCACACGACCGGCCTGGACCGTGGCTTCACCGCTACCCGGCGGCGATTTTTCGTGGGATGACTACGACGATCTGGTTGAAAACACCCGGCAGCGCTGGCCTTTTCTTAACGAGCGTCATGGGCGCCGCCTGGTGGCAGCCTACGGTACGCGAGTGGTTGAAATTTTGGATGGGGCGGAACATTCGGATGATCTCGGTCCCGTTTTCGGGCAAGACCTGACCGGGGCAGAGGTACGTTATCTCATGACGAAGGAATGGGCGAGATTTGCTGAGGATATTCTCTGGCGTCGCTCCAAGCTCGGACTGACGATGTCCGCACCAGATCGTGAGGCGTTGGCAAACTTCATGGCGGCGGCATGAGTCAGTTGCAGCAAGAACCCCTGTTGAGAATCGCATCAGTTGTGAAGCGTTTCGGCGGTTTCACGGCGGTCGATGGTCTGTCGCTCGATATCGGTGCCGGGGAATTCTTTGCTTTGCTAGGGCCAAGCGGGTGCGGCAAGACCACGCTGCTGCGTATGCTCGCCGGTTTCGAAACTCCCGACGCCGGTGCAATTCGCTTGAACAATGAGGACATTGCACATGTGCCGCCGCATCGGCGGCCGGTGAACATGATGTTCCAGAGCTATGCGCTGTTTCCGCATCTCACCGTAGAAGGCAATGTTGCTTTCGGCCTCAAGCGTGCCGGATTGCCGAAGGCCGAGATCGATACGCGCGTTGCGGAAATGATTGCGCTCGTCCGCCTCGGTGGTTTCGAGAAACGGCGGCCGGATCAATTGTCTGGTGGTCAGCGTCAGCGGGTGGCGTTGGCCCGTTCGCTTGCACGCCGTCCAAAGGTTCTGCTGCTCGATGAGCCGTTGGCTGCACTTGACAAGAAACTTCGCGAGGAGACGCAGGCGGAATTAATCGAAGTCCAGCGTCGTCTCGGGATGACCTTTGTCATCGTGACCCATGATCAGGAAGAGGCCATGACGCTCGCCGATCGTATCGGCGTGATGGACAAGGGACAACTCGTTCAGGTGGCGCCGCCGCGCCAGCTCTATGAGGCTCCAGTCTCGCGCTGGATCGCGAGCTTCGTCGGGGACATCAACCTGATCGAGGGGCAGATTTCGTCGCGCGATGCGAATAGCGTCACCATCAGCACGCAGGCCGGCGACACGATGATCGCGTCACAGGCACCGCCAAGCGCTTCTGCTATTTGCATCGCCATCCGTCCGGAAAAGATTCAGCTCCTGCACCCGGAGCAGGGCGAAGCAGCTTTGCCAAACACGTTTGCGGGTGAATTGACCGACATCGGGTTCCTCGGCGGCATATCTGTATACAAGGTCAGGCTTGCTTCGGGGATGGTGCTGCGGGTTGCGGCCTCCAATGCCACACGCCGTGCCACGGATGGATTTACCATTGGCCAAAAAATCCGGATCTCATTTGTGCCGGATGATGTCGTGGTGCTGGACCGATGAGTGCGCGGGACATCTTCACGCGTCCGGCGCGAGCCGCGGCGATCGCGCCCTATCTTTGGATGCTGCTGTTTTTCCTGGTGCCGTTTGGTTTCGTGCTGAAGATTGCGTTGTCGCAGACGACCATCGCGCAGCCGCCCTACGTTCCAGTATTTGACCTTGCTGCCGGCTGGGAAAGCTTCAAATCAGCGCTGGCGGCATTGTCCCCGGACAATTTCAAGCTGCTCGTGTCCGACGACCTCTACATTCTGTCTTACGCCCGCAGCCTCATCGTCGCATTGAGTGCAACTGCCATTCTGCTGCTGATCGGTTATCCGGTCGCTTATGGAATGTCGCGCTTGCCGCAACGCTGGCAGCCCGTCGCGATGATGCTTGTGATCGTTCCCTTCTGGACGTCATTTTTGATCCGCATTTATGCCTGGATCAACATCCTGCAGCACGACGGACTTCTCAACAAAATGCTGCTTTCGCTCGGCGTTATCGACAAGCCGCTGGTTTGGCTCGCGACTGACGCGGCAATGTACCTCGGCATTGTCTACTCTTATTTCCCGTTCATGATCCTGCCGCTTTACGCGACCCTGTCGAAGATGGACGAGACGTTGCTGGAAGCCGCCGCCGATCTCGGGTGCTCTCGCAGCAAGGCATTCTGGCTGGTGACATTCCCGCTATCGTTCCCCGGCGTCGCTGCGGGCGTCCTTTTGTGTTTCATTCCGATCGTCGGCGAATTCGTCATTCCGGATCTGCTGGCCGGCTCGGGCAACCTGATGATCGGTCAGACATTGTGGCTTGAATTCTTCACCAACAAAGACTGGCCAGTGGCCTCTGCCATTGCCGTGGTGTTGCTGGCAGTTCTGCTGCTGCCGCTGTTGGTTTACGAGAAGCAGCAGCGTCGCCATCTGGAGGCGCGCTGATGGCAGCAGGGCGCCGCGGGCGACTTTCCAAATTCAATATGGCGTCCGTCGCGATCGGGATGGCGTTCCTCTACCTGCCGATCGTGGTTCTCGTGATCTACTCGTTCAACGCGTCTCGCCTGGTCACGGTCTGGGGCGGGTGGTCGCTCAAGTGGTATCAGGAATTCTTCAACGACGAGGCCATGCTGTCGGCGACCTGGATGAGTCTGCGCGTGGCCGTGGTCGCAGCCACGCTTGCGACGGTTCTTGGGACGCTCGCGGCGATTGCGCTGTCGCGGGGGGAGGGCTTTCGCGGACGGACGCTGTTTTCCGGCATGCTGTATGCTCCTCTGGTGATGCCGGAAGTCATCACAGGCCTATCGCTGCTGCTGCTGTTTGTGGCGATCAATGCCGAACGTGGATTCTGGACCGTCGCCATCGCGCACACGACACTGACCATGTGTTTCGTCGCTGTTGTGGTTCAATCGCGGCTGAACGGTCTTGATCGATCCCTTGAGGAGGCGGCGATGGACCTCGGATGCACGCCGATACGAGCCTTCGTTGCGGTGACGTTGCCATTGATCCTGCCGTCGATCATCGCCGGATGGCTGCTGGCCTTTACGCTCTCGCTCGACGATCTGGTCATTGCGAGCTTTACCACAGGCCCTGGTTCGGCGACGCTGCCGATCCGTATCTATTCCGAGGTAAGGCTGGGCGTGAAACCGGAGATCAACGCGATCTGCACATTGTTTATCGGTGTCGTCGCATTGGTGATCGTTGCCGCGTCTCTCGCTTCTAAGTTCTCAAGCAAGCAGGGCGAAAGCGCTGCACCGCTTTAGTTTGATTTCTCTGAATTTTGAGTGGCGGCAGGTGGGCTATCCGAAGTCGCCGCAGCGGACGGGCTGCCGCCGGATCCTTTGTTGTCGGGAGTCTTTTTCCCGCCGGTAAAACGCTCAATAACGGATTTCACTGTATCGCGTGTCTTGCGATCTTTTATTGAATCGAGCAGCGGTGCAGATGCCGGCGAGCGACGGATGA from Nitrobacteraceae bacterium AZCC 1564 includes these protein-coding regions:
- a CDS encoding L-2-hydroxyglutarate oxidase LhgO (product_source=COG0579; cath_funfam=3.50.50.60; cog=COG0579; pfam=PF01266; superfamily=51905) — translated: MDKIDCVVVGAGVVGLATARRMAQAGLEVIVVEAAEDIGTGTSSRNSEVIHAGIYYPAGSLMARMCVSGKKALYAYCDDHGIPYRRCGKLIVGTTEDEVAKLASIKAHAEANGVDDMKTLTGEEARALEPALNCVGALLSPSTGIIDSHAYMLALRGDAESAGAAFAFHAPLMGAKATADGLVLHVGGAAPMDIGCKLLINSAGLAAPSIARAIDGMPADRIPTAYYAKGNYFSCSVRAPFTRLIYPVPEPGGLGVHLTIDLGGQAKFGPDVQWVDTIDYAVDASRSERFYPAIRRYWPALPDGALAPSYSGIRPKIVPPAVAKQDFLIQGPQDHGVSGLINLFGIESPGLTSSLAIADEVARLADVRT
- a CDS encoding diguanylate cyclase (GGDEF)-like protein/PAS domain S-box-containing protein (product_source=TIGR00254/TIGR00229; cath_funfam=3.20.20.450,3.30.450.20,3.30.70.270; cog=COG5001; pfam=PF00563,PF00990,PF08448,PF12860; smart=SM00052,SM00086,SM00091,SM00267; superfamily=141868,55073,55785; tigrfam=TIGR00229,TIGR00254; transmembrane_helix_parts=Inside_1_55,TMhelix_56_78,Outside_79_894), with the translated sequence MIGRQKQASDLIVTSPGRASGSSLALLAAASMSEASAAVASPPSLILASYSDPSMIWNILIAGFVIFAFLTCVILWVMAALRKLRRANNSRSAFVSTALNNLSQGVVMVDARKRIVFCNDRYLEIYGLSRSDIFKGMTGRQLIELRAARGMLGPLDASIEEYYNQVQSPEGYICELKDGRSILIKHRGLTKGGGVSTHEDYTPQRNLAKQLATTKNFLESVIDNIPVCVAAKTIEDGRYILANRAFEQFSKLRREQIVGRTAEELYTPQTARTITQADQATIVSSEGQVRSEFFIERGRERRMLASNRVIARNEKNEPEYLVALFEDVTERRSAKKFLELVVDNIPVAVVVKRLRDGQFVLANRGAETTLSRPREDVVGRTVEDICTPADAQLILKRDEEAVRKGGIVTEEHPIQTEGGLRLFLTRRMTVLNEAGEPEYLIKTHEDITDRRETESRMAHMAYHDTLTGLPNRAAFQQAMAQMIDACADTDEEFAVLSVDLDRLKDINDVFGHEIGDKLLIEVSRRIESASPGAVVARLSGDEFGLIIDGAQPDTAKALAARLSQAMQDELIVDGRSLRIGLTIGISLFPHNGRDGEALLSNADAALFRAKAKSRGSVSFYEAEMDQQARDRRALHQDLSAAIRNGELSLHYQPLAKTRHHLSGDDVIGFEALARWIHPKRGFVPPSDFIPLAEESGLIVEMGEWILREACREAASWPRPLQISVNLSPAQFAHGDLVSLVHSILLETGLTPNRLELEITEGVLIDDFDRGLSLLRRLKALGVRIAMDDFGSGYSSLTYLQAFPFDKIKIDRAFVMNLGRNTQSAAIICAMIGLCHGLGISIVAEGVETQDQLSFLSDEACDQVQGYFLGKPAPIPDYAEWVGRAVATPEARKTG
- a CDS encoding glycerol-3-phosphate dehydrogenase (product_source=KO:K00111; cath_funfam=3.50.50.60; cog=COG0578; ko=KO:K00111; pfam=PF01266,PF16901; superfamily=143592,51905), yielding MTDFDVAIIGGGLNGAAIARDAAGRGLRVALFEQHDLGSSGTEGAPHLVHGNFMDLERSQALRVRRALRERDVMLRTVPRLVRPTRFVLPVHSEERPLAMLRAGLYVYGRLASDGPLPRSEMLDLTIHATGHPLKRSLGTACAYSDCLVDESRLVVLNARDAAERGAVIYTGARCARADRSDIWKLAVINRGHREVVTARALVNATGPWSSTVAETVLHLPAVPVRISRISQIVVKRLFGGDHVYVFQNDDQRVIYAIPFHEDFTLIGTATQTFKGDPAIMSATSADIGYLCKAAGRYFRERVEPADVIHAMAGPDVTNGRGSQHSDGFIRLDRKYGEAPLLTVIGGDTTMARRRAERATTRLAPFFVTRPAWTVASPLPGGDFSWDDYDDLVENTRQRWPFLNERHGRRLVAAYGTRVVEILDGAEHSDDLGPVFGQDLTGAEVRYLMTKEWARFAEDILWRRSKLGLTMSAPDREALANFMAAA
- a CDS encoding putrescine transport system ATP-binding protein (product_source=KO:K11076; cath_funfam=2.30.30.360,3.40.50.300; cog=COG3842; ko=KO:K11076; pfam=PF00005,PF08402; smart=SM00382; superfamily=50331,52540; tigrfam=TIGR01187) — protein: MSQLQQEPLLRIASVVKRFGGFTAVDGLSLDIGAGEFFALLGPSGCGKTTLLRMLAGFETPDAGAIRLNNEDIAHVPPHRRPVNMMFQSYALFPHLTVEGNVAFGLKRAGLPKAEIDTRVAEMIALVRLGGFEKRRPDQLSGGQRQRVALARSLARRPKVLLLDEPLAALDKKLREETQAELIEVQRRLGMTFVIVTHDQEEAMTLADRIGVMDKGQLVQVAPPRQLYEAPVSRWIASFVGDINLIEGQISSRDANSVTISTQAGDTMIASQAPPSASAICIAIRPEKIQLLHPEQGEAALPNTFAGELTDIGFLGGISVYKVRLASGMVLRVAASNATRRATDGFTIGQKIRISFVPDDVVVLDR
- a CDS encoding putrescine transport system permease protein (product_source=KO:K11075; cath_funfam=1.10.3720.10; cog=COG1176; ko=KO:K11075; pfam=PF00528; superfamily=161098; transmembrane_helix_parts=Inside_1_20,TMhelix_21_43,Outside_44_88,TMhelix_89_111,Inside_112_122,TMhelix_123_145,Outside_146_171,TMhelix_172_194,Inside_195_214,TMhelix_215_237,Outside_238_270,TMhelix_271_293,Inside_294_303); translation: MSARDIFTRPARAAAIAPYLWMLLFFLVPFGFVLKIALSQTTIAQPPYVPVFDLAAGWESFKSALAALSPDNFKLLVSDDLYILSYARSLIVALSATAILLLIGYPVAYGMSRLPQRWQPVAMMLVIVPFWTSFLIRIYAWINILQHDGLLNKMLLSLGVIDKPLVWLATDAAMYLGIVYSYFPFMILPLYATLSKMDETLLEAAADLGCSRSKAFWLVTFPLSFPGVAAGVLLCFIPIVGEFVIPDLLAGSGNLMIGQTLWLEFFTNKDWPVASAIAVVLLAVLLLPLLVYEKQQRRHLEAR
- a CDS encoding putrescine transport system permease protein (product_source=KO:K11074; cath_funfam=1.10.3720.10; cog=COG1177; ko=KO:K11074; pfam=PF00528; superfamily=161098; transmembrane_helix_parts=Inside_1_11,TMhelix_12_34,Outside_35_71,TMhelix_72_94,Inside_95_106,TMhelix_107_129,Outside_130_133,TMhelix_134_156,Inside_157_176,TMhelix_177_199,Outside_200_235,TMhelix_236_258,Inside_259_272), whose amino-acid sequence is MAAGRRGRLSKFNMASVAIGMAFLYLPIVVLVIYSFNASRLVTVWGGWSLKWYQEFFNDEAMLSATWMSLRVAVVAATLATVLGTLAAIALSRGEGFRGRTLFSGMLYAPLVMPEVITGLSLLLLFVAINAERGFWTVAIAHTTLTMCFVAVVVQSRLNGLDRSLEEAAMDLGCTPIRAFVAVTLPLILPSIIAGWLLAFTLSLDDLVIASFTTGPGSATLPIRIYSEVRLGVKPEINAICTLFIGVVALVIVAASLASKFSSKQGESAAPL